Proteins encoded by one window of Apium graveolens cultivar Ventura unplaced genomic scaffold, ASM990537v1 ctg6465, whole genome shotgun sequence:
- the LOC141703301 gene encoding 1-aminocyclopropane-1-carboxylate oxidase homolog 10-like has protein sequence MGDYVQSMIKLRATLSELLSEALGLSSDYLSRIKCMKSEFLTWLYYPACPEPDLAFGAPRHSDPTFLTILLQDTIGGLQFLHQDHWVDVPPIPGALIAHIGDLMQIISNDKFKSADHRVLAHSDQIRVSAACFLYPSAKNLLKPYGPIMELMSDSNQPMYKEIVPLEYALYHQSRAMYGTPTLSHYKL, from the exons ATGGGAGATTATGTGCAGTCAATGATCAAACTGAGAGCGACCCTATCGGAATTGCTATCTGAAGCTTTAGGGTTAAGCAGTGACTATTTGTCGCGCATTAAATGCATGAAAAGTGAGTTCTTGACCTGGTTATATTATCCGGCTTGCCCTGAGCCTGATCTTGCCTTTGGAGCTCCACGGCATTCAGACCCTACATTTCTAACTATACTACTACAAGACACAATTGGTGGCCtccaatttcttcatcaagatcacTGGGTTGATGTTCCTCCAATTCCCGGTGCTCTGATAGCCCACATTGGAGATCTTATGCAG ATTATTTCAAACGACAAATTCAAAAGTGCAGATCATAGAGTACTGGCACACAGTGATCAAATAAGGGTATCAGCAGCATGTTTTCTGTATCCGAGTGCTAAGAACTTACTGAAGCCATACGGCCCGATAATGGAGCTTATGTCTGACAGCAACCAACCTATGTACAAGGAAATAGTGCCCTTGGAATATGCACTCTACCATCAGTCCAGAGCAATGTATGGTACACCAACGCTTTCTCACTATAAGCTATGA